A genomic stretch from Streptomyces venezuelae ATCC 10712 includes:
- a CDS encoding c-type cytochrome: MKKLSARRRHPLAAVVVLLLALAATGGLYAAFAPAGTAKADETAQSLAIEEGKKLYSVGCASCHGTGGQGTSDGPSLVGVGSAAVDFQVGTGRMPAQQPGAQVPKKKVIYSQAEIDQLAAYVASLGAGAVTPTESQYSPDGADIAKGGELFRTNCAQCHNFTGEGGALTYGKYAPSLEGVSPKHLYEAMQTGPQNMPSFPDTTMPEKEKKDIIAYVQAVNSDKADNPGGLKLGGLGPVSEGLFAWIFGLGALIAVAIWVAAHTAKAKKS, from the coding sequence GTGAAAAAGCTCTCCGCACGACGACGCCATCCGCTGGCGGCGGTCGTCGTCCTACTTCTCGCGCTGGCGGCCACTGGGGGGCTGTACGCCGCGTTCGCGCCCGCGGGCACGGCGAAGGCCGATGAAACCGCCCAGTCCCTCGCCATCGAGGAGGGCAAGAAGCTCTACTCCGTCGGCTGCGCCAGCTGCCACGGAACCGGCGGTCAGGGCACCTCTGACGGCCCGTCCCTCGTCGGCGTCGGTTCGGCCGCCGTCGACTTCCAGGTCGGCACCGGCCGGATGCCGGCCCAGCAGCCGGGCGCCCAGGTCCCGAAGAAGAAGGTCATCTACTCGCAGGCTGAGATCGATCAGCTCGCGGCGTACGTCGCCTCTCTCGGTGCCGGTGCGGTCACGCCGACCGAGAGCCAGTACAGCCCTGACGGTGCCGACATCGCCAAGGGTGGCGAGCTGTTCCGCACCAACTGTGCCCAGTGCCACAACTTCACCGGTGAGGGTGGCGCGCTGACCTACGGCAAGTACGCCCCGAGCCTCGAAGGCGTGAGCCCGAAGCACCTCTACGAGGCCATGCAGACCGGCCCGCAGAACATGCCCTCCTTCCCGGACACGACCATGCCGGAGAAGGAGAAGAAGGACATCATCGCGTACGTCCAGGCCGTCAACAGCGACAAGGCCGACAACCCGGGCGGTCTCAAGCTCGGTGGCCTCGGCCCCGTCTCCGAAGGCCTGTTCGCCTGGATCTTCGGTCTGGGTGCGCTGATCGCAGTTGCCATCTGGGTCGCGGCCCACACCGCTAAGGCCAAGAAGTCATGA
- a CDS encoding cytochrome c oxidase subunit 3: MSVVATVTTVETGHAHPSVNRPNLTSVGTIIWLSSELMFFAALFAMYFTLRSVTGAEFWAEKASALNFPFSATNTTILVLSSLTCQLGVFAAERGDVKKLRTWFIITFVMGAIFIGGQVFEYTELVKHEGLSLSSDPYGSVFYLTTGFHGLHVTGGLIAFLLVLGRTYAAKRFTHEQATAAIVVSYYWHFVDVVWIGLFATIYMIK; encoded by the coding sequence ATGTCGGTCGTGGCGACAGTAACGACAGTAGAAACAGGGCACGCGCACCCGTCGGTCAATCGACCGAACCTCACCAGCGTCGGAACCATCATCTGGTTGAGCTCCGAGCTGATGTTCTTCGCGGCCCTCTTCGCGATGTACTTCACCCTGCGATCGGTGACGGGTGCCGAGTTCTGGGCGGAAAAGGCCTCGGCCTTGAACTTCCCGTTCTCGGCGACCAACACCACGATCCTGGTGCTCTCCTCCCTCACCTGTCAGCTCGGCGTCTTCGCCGCCGAGCGGGGCGACGTGAAGAAGCTCCGGACGTGGTTCATCATCACGTTCGTGATGGGTGCGATCTTCATCGGCGGCCAGGTCTTCGAGTACACCGAGCTGGTGAAGCACGAGGGCCTCTCGCTCTCGTCGGACCCGTACGGCTCCGTGTTCTACCTGACCACCGGCTTCCACGGCCTGCACGTGACGGGCGGTCTCATCGCCTTCCTGCTGGTCCTCGGCCGGACGTACGCCGCCAAGAGGTTCACTCACGAGCAGGCAACCGCCGCCATCGTCGTGTCCTACTACTGGCACTTCGTCGATGTCGTCTGGATCGGCCTCTTCGCCACGATCTACATGATCAAGTAA
- a CDS encoding L,D-transpeptidase, translating into MNDTPRIRTVLSCTLLAVTVTAGASACAGSDGHPLSARAYDAADQLAVNAPADGAKADPEKPLEITAKGEDGRITDVTATDEAGHHLAGELTADGQRWRSTAALAAGARYTVRVATEDEDGAPGARTYTFETAPAKRALTVTFGPEAGTYGVGQPITADLSLPVKDRKARAVVERALKVRSTPSVEGSWYWVDDKKLHFRPKEYWPSGARVTVTGNLDGLKVGDKLYGGASKPLKLTIGDRIEAVADAGSHYMTVRRNGEVINTIPVTTGKPGFSTRNGIKVILGKEYYVRMRGTSIGISEGSSESYDLPVYYATRVTWSGEYVHAAPWSVGSQGVANVSHGCVGMSTGNAAWFYETVRPGDIVRVVNSYGDTMDTFGNGFGDWNLPWEKWRTGSALVEATGSPVAATEKARLRPLAL; encoded by the coding sequence ATGAACGACACGCCGCGCATTCGGACTGTTCTGAGCTGCACTCTTCTGGCCGTCACCGTCACCGCGGGCGCCTCGGCGTGTGCGGGCTCCGACGGCCATCCGCTGTCGGCGAGGGCGTACGACGCGGCGGACCAGCTCGCGGTCAACGCCCCCGCCGACGGCGCCAAGGCGGACCCCGAGAAGCCCCTGGAGATCACCGCCAAGGGCGAGGACGGCCGGATCACCGACGTCACCGCCACCGACGAAGCGGGCCACCACCTGGCCGGCGAACTCACCGCCGACGGGCAGCGCTGGCGCTCCACGGCCGCCCTGGCGGCCGGCGCGCGCTACACGGTCCGGGTCGCCACCGAGGACGAGGACGGCGCCCCAGGCGCCCGTACGTACACGTTCGAGACGGCTCCGGCCAAACGGGCCCTGACCGTGACCTTCGGCCCGGAGGCGGGCACGTACGGCGTCGGACAGCCCATCACGGCCGACCTCAGCCTCCCCGTCAAGGACCGCAAGGCCCGCGCGGTCGTCGAACGGGCCCTCAAGGTCCGCTCCACGCCCTCCGTCGAGGGCTCCTGGTACTGGGTGGACGACAAGAAGCTGCACTTCAGACCCAAGGAGTACTGGCCGAGCGGCGCCCGCGTCACCGTCACGGGCAACCTGGACGGCCTCAAGGTCGGCGACAAGCTCTACGGCGGCGCGTCCAAGCCCCTGAAGCTCACCATCGGCGACCGGATCGAGGCCGTCGCGGACGCCGGGTCGCACTACATGACCGTGCGGCGCAACGGAGAAGTGATCAACACCATTCCGGTGACCACCGGCAAACCGGGCTTCTCCACCCGAAACGGCATCAAAGTCATCCTCGGCAAGGAGTACTACGTCCGGATGCGGGGCACCAGCATCGGCATCTCCGAGGGCAGCTCCGAGTCGTACGACCTGCCGGTCTACTACGCGACCCGGGTCACCTGGAGCGGCGAGTACGTGCACGCCGCGCCCTGGTCCGTCGGCTCGCAGGGCGTGGCGAACGTCAGCCACGGCTGTGTGGGCATGTCGACCGGGAACGCGGCCTGGTTCTACGAGACCGTCCGCCCCGGCGACATCGTCCGCGTCGTCAACAGCTACGGCGACACGATGGACACCTTCGGGAACGGCTTCGGCGACTGGAACCTGCCGTGGGAGAAGTGGCGCACGGGCAGCGCCCTGGTGGAGGCCACCGGAAGCCCGGTGGCCGCCACCGAGAAGGCCCGCCTGCGGCCGCTCGCTCTCTAG
- a CDS encoding cytochrome c oxidase subunit 4, giving the protein MKIQGKMFIWLSVFILAMAILYGVWSKEPVGTTALFLAFGLAIMIGYYLAFTAKRVDAMAQDNKEADVADEAGELGFFAPHSWQPLSLAIGGALAFLAIAMGWWLLYFSAPLILVGLFGWVFEFYRGENQNQ; this is encoded by the coding sequence GTGAAGATCCAGGGCAAGATGTTCATCTGGCTGAGCGTCTTCATCCTTGCCATGGCGATCCTGTACGGCGTCTGGTCCAAGGAGCCGGTCGGTACGACGGCGCTGTTCCTCGCGTTCGGCCTGGCCATCATGATCGGCTACTACCTGGCCTTCACGGCCAAGCGGGTCGACGCCATGGCGCAGGACAACAAGGAGGCCGACGTCGCGGACGAGGCCGGGGAGCTGGGCTTCTTCGCCCCGCACAGCTGGCAGCCGCTGTCGCTGGCCATCGGCGGCGCGCTCGCCTTCCTCGCCATCGCGATGGGCTGGTGGCTGCTGTACTTCTCCGCCCCGCTGATCCTGGTCGGCCTCTTCGGCTGGGTCTTCGAGTTCTACCGCGGCGAGAACCAGAACCAGTAG
- the ctaD gene encoding cytochrome c oxidase subunit I — MSIHNETQGAAAAEDSYENELPVRRKQPGNVVIKWLTTTDHKTIGTMYLVTSFVFFCIGGLMALFMRAELARPGTQIMSNEQFNQAFTMHGTIMLLMFATPLFAGFANWIMPLQIGAPDVAFPRLNMFAYWLYLFGSIIAVAGFLTPQGAADFGWFAYSPLSDAVRSPGVGADMWIMGLAFSGFGTILGSVNFITTIICMRAPGMTMFRMPIFTWNVLLTGVLVLLAFPVLAAALFALEADRKFGAHVFDAANGGALLWQHLFWFFGHPEVYIIALPFFGIVSEVIPVFSRKPMFGYIGLVAATIAIAGLSVTVWAHHMYVTGGVLLPFFSFMTFLIAVPTGVKFFNWIGTMWKGSLSFETPMLWTIGFLVTFTFGGLTGVILASPPMDFHVSDSYFVVAHFHYVVFGTVVFAMFAGFHFWWPKFTGKMLDERLGKITFWTLFIGFHGTFLVQHWLGAEGMPRRYADYLDADGFTALNTISTISSFLLGLSILPFLYNVWKTAKYGKKIEVDDPWGYGRSLEWATSCPPPRHNFLTLPRIRSESPAFDLHHPEIAALDQLENKGHEAEALTGSKEAGK; from the coding sequence GTGAGCATCCACAACGAAACCCAGGGTGCCGCCGCGGCTGAGGACTCTTACGAGAACGAGCTGCCCGTACGGCGCAAGCAGCCCGGCAACGTCGTGATCAAGTGGCTGACCACCACCGACCACAAGACGATCGGGACGATGTACCTGGTCACGTCGTTCGTCTTCTTCTGCATCGGCGGACTCATGGCGCTCTTCATGCGCGCCGAGCTGGCCCGTCCGGGTACGCAGATCATGTCGAACGAGCAGTTCAACCAGGCGTTCACGATGCACGGCACGATCATGCTGCTGATGTTCGCGACGCCGCTGTTCGCCGGATTCGCGAACTGGATCATGCCGCTGCAGATCGGCGCGCCCGACGTGGCGTTCCCGCGGCTGAACATGTTCGCGTACTGGCTGTACCTCTTCGGCTCGATCATCGCGGTGGCCGGCTTCCTCACCCCGCAGGGTGCGGCCGACTTCGGCTGGTTCGCCTACTCCCCGCTGTCGGACGCCGTCCGCTCGCCGGGTGTCGGCGCCGACATGTGGATCATGGGTCTGGCCTTCTCCGGCTTCGGCACGATCCTCGGTTCGGTCAACTTCATCACCACGATCATCTGCATGCGCGCTCCGGGCATGACGATGTTCCGCATGCCGATCTTCACCTGGAACGTGCTGCTGACCGGTGTCCTGGTCCTGCTCGCCTTCCCGGTCCTGGCGGCCGCGCTGTTCGCCCTCGAGGCGGACCGCAAGTTCGGTGCCCACGTCTTCGACGCCGCCAACGGCGGCGCCCTGCTGTGGCAACACCTCTTCTGGTTCTTCGGACACCCAGAGGTGTACATCATCGCCCTGCCGTTCTTCGGCATCGTCTCCGAGGTCATCCCGGTCTTCAGCCGCAAGCCGATGTTCGGCTACATCGGTCTGGTGGCCGCGACCATCGCGATCGCCGGTCTGTCCGTGACGGTGTGGGCGCACCACATGTACGTCACCGGTGGCGTGCTCCTCCCGTTCTTCTCCTTCATGACGTTCCTCATCGCCGTACCGACCGGCGTGAAGTTCTTCAACTGGATCGGAACGATGTGGAAGGGCTCGTTGTCCTTCGAGACCCCGATGCTCTGGACGATCGGCTTCCTGGTCACCTTCACCTTCGGTGGTCTGACGGGCGTCATCCTGGCCTCGCCGCCGATGGACTTCCACGTCTCCGACTCGTACTTCGTCGTCGCGCACTTCCACTACGTCGTCTTCGGCACCGTGGTCTTCGCGATGTTCGCCGGGTTCCACTTCTGGTGGCCGAAGTTCACGGGCAAGATGCTGGACGAGCGGCTCGGCAAGATCACGTTCTGGACGCTGTTCATCGGCTTCCACGGCACCTTCCTGGTGCAGCACTGGCTCGGTGCCGAGGGCATGCCGCGTCGTTACGCGGACTACCTGGACGCCGACGGCTTCACCGCGCTGAACACGATCTCGACGATCTCCTCCTTCCTGCTCGGTCTGTCGATCCTGCCGTTCCTCTACAACGTCTGGAAGACCGCCAAGTACGGCAAGAAGATCGAGGTCGACGACCCGTGGGGCTACGGCCGTTCGCTCGAATGGGCGACGTCCTGCCCGCCGCCGCGGCACAACTTCCTCACCCTGCCGCGGATCCGTTCGGAATCCCCGGCGTTCGACCTGCACCACCCTGAGATCGCCGCTCTCGACCAGCTCGAGAACAAGGGGCACGAGGCCGAGGCCCTCACGGGCAGCAAGGAGGCCGGCAAGTGA
- the coxB gene encoding cytochrome c oxidase subunit II, with protein MSPNGSDRSSRRPMRRKLPQVLTAGLILATATGCSYNWEDFPRLGMPTPVTEEAPRILSLWQGSWAAALITGILVWGLIIWSVIFHRRSRTKVEVPPQTRYNMPIEALYTVTPLIIVSVLFYFTARDESKLLELTPKPAHTVNVVGYQWSWGFNYVENVPGVKGDAKTDKNLASIPDKFLADFPENAGGVYDAGIPGDRNPQTGNPGPTLWLPKGEKVRFVLTSRDVIHSFWVVPFLMKQDVIPGHTNSFEVTPTQEGTFLGKCAELCGVDHSRMLFNVKVVSPERYQQHLKELAEKGQTGYIPSGIEQTDPARNAEKNQL; from the coding sequence GTGAGTCCCAACGGCTCCGACCGCTCGTCGCGGCGCCCGATGCGGCGGAAGCTGCCGCAGGTGCTGACTGCGGGCCTGATCCTGGCGACAGCCACGGGCTGCTCGTACAACTGGGAAGACTTCCCCCGCCTTGGCATGCCCACCCCCGTCACGGAAGAGGCGCCTCGGATCCTCTCCCTCTGGCAGGGATCGTGGGCGGCCGCGCTCATCACCGGAATCCTGGTGTGGGGCCTGATCATCTGGTCCGTCATCTTCCACCGGCGGAGCAGGACCAAGGTCGAGGTACCTCCGCAGACCCGTTACAACATGCCCATCGAGGCCCTGTACACGGTCACCCCGCTCATCATCGTCTCGGTGCTCTTCTACTTCACCGCGCGCGACGAGTCGAAGCTCCTCGAGCTCACCCCGAAGCCGGCTCACACGGTCAACGTGGTCGGCTACCAGTGGAGCTGGGGCTTCAACTACGTCGAGAACGTGCCCGGTGTGAAGGGTGACGCCAAGACGGACAAGAACCTCGCGTCGATCCCGGACAAGTTCCTCGCGGACTTCCCGGAGAACGCGGGCGGTGTCTACGACGCCGGTATCCCCGGTGACCGCAACCCGCAGACCGGCAACCCGGGCCCGACCCTGTGGCTGCCGAAGGGTGAGAAGGTCCGGTTCGTCCTGACCTCCCGTGACGTCATCCACTCCTTCTGGGTGGTCCCCTTCCTCATGAAGCAGGACGTCATCCCGGGTCACACGAACTCCTTCGAGGTGACCCCGACGCAGGAAGGCACCTTCCTCGGCAAGTGCGCCGAGCTGTGCGGTGTCGACCACTCCCGGATGCTCTTCAACGTCAAGGTGGTCTCCCCGGAGCGCTACCAGCAGCACCTGAAGGAGCTGGCCGAGAAGGGGCAGACCGGCTACATCCCGTCTGGCATCGAGCAGACGGACCCGGCCAGGAATGCGGAGAAGAACCAACTGTGA
- a CDS encoding cysteine desulfurase/sulfurtransferase TusA family protein, producing the protein MPYFDAASAAPLHPVARQALLAALDEGWADPARLYREGRRARLLLDAAREAAAEAVGCRADELVFTPSGTRAVHAGISGSLAGRRRVGDRLVVSAVEHSSVLHSAEAHTAAGGTVTEVPVGRTGAVDPAVFAAALDPGTALACLQSANHEVGTEQPVAEVAEACRAAGVPLLVDAAQSLGLGPVPEGWSLLAASAHKWGGPAGVGLLAVRKGVRFAPQGPSDERESGRAPGFENLPAIVAAAASLRAVRAEAAAEGARLRALVDRIRARVPELVPDVEVVGDPVRRLPHLVTFSCLYVDGETLLHELDREGFSVSSGSSCTSSTLTPSHVLRAMGVLSEGNVRVSLPAGTTAEDVDRFLDVLPGVVAGVRERLGAPTAPVATPGRESLVVDALGRRCPIPVIELAKVIGDVPVGGTVTVLSDDAAARLDIPAWCEMRGQEYVGESARPGGGVAYVVRRVS; encoded by the coding sequence ATGCCGTACTTCGACGCCGCGTCCGCCGCCCCGCTGCACCCCGTCGCCCGTCAGGCGCTGCTCGCCGCCCTGGACGAGGGCTGGGCCGACCCGGCCCGGCTCTACCGCGAGGGGCGGCGCGCCCGGCTGCTGCTCGACGCCGCGCGGGAGGCCGCGGCGGAGGCCGTGGGCTGCCGCGCCGACGAGCTCGTGTTCACTCCTTCGGGGACGCGCGCGGTTCACGCGGGAATCTCCGGATCTCTCGCGGGGCGTCGGCGTGTCGGGGACCGGCTCGTGGTGTCCGCGGTCGAACACTCCTCCGTCCTGCACTCCGCCGAGGCCCACACGGCGGCCGGCGGCACGGTGACGGAGGTGCCGGTGGGGCGGACGGGGGCGGTGGACCCGGCGGTCTTCGCGGCCGCCCTGGACCCGGGCACGGCCCTGGCGTGTCTCCAGTCCGCCAACCACGAGGTGGGGACCGAGCAGCCGGTGGCGGAGGTCGCCGAGGCCTGCCGGGCGGCGGGGGTGCCGCTGCTCGTGGACGCGGCGCAGTCGCTGGGCCTGGGCCCGGTGCCGGAGGGCTGGTCGTTGCTCGCGGCCAGCGCGCACAAGTGGGGCGGTCCGGCGGGGGTCGGCCTGCTCGCCGTACGCAAGGGGGTCAGGTTCGCTCCCCAAGGCCCGTCGGACGAACGGGAGTCGGGCCGGGCGCCCGGCTTCGAGAACCTGCCGGCGATCGTGGCGGCGGCGGCCTCGCTGCGGGCCGTCCGGGCCGAGGCGGCGGCCGAGGGCGCGCGGCTGCGGGCCCTGGTGGACCGGATCCGGGCGCGGGTCCCGGAGCTCGTGCCGGACGTGGAGGTGGTGGGCGATCCGGTGCGGCGCCTCCCCCACCTCGTCACCTTCTCCTGTCTGTACGTCGACGGGGAGACGCTGCTGCACGAGCTGGACCGGGAGGGTTTCTCCGTTTCGTCCGGTTCGTCGTGTACGAGCTCGACGCTGACGCCCAGCCATGTGCTGCGCGCGATGGGCGTGCTGAGCGAGGGGAACGTCCGGGTGTCGCTGCCCGCGGGCACGACGGCGGAGGACGTGGACCGCTTCCTCGACGTGCTGCCGGGGGTCGTCGCGGGGGTACGGGAGCGGCTCGGCGCCCCGACGGCGCCGGTGGCCACGCCGGGGCGGGAGTCCCTCGTGGTGGACGCGCTCGGGCGCCGCTGCCCGATCCCGGTGATCGAACTGGCGAAGGTCATCGGCGACGTGCCGGTCGGCGGCACGGTGACGGTGCTGTCGGACGACGCGGCGGCGCGGCTGGACATTCCGGCGTGGTGCGAGATGCGAGGGCAGGAGTACGTGGGCGAGAGCGCCCGGCCGGGCGGCGGAGTGGCCTACGTGGTCCGCCGCGTGAGCTGA
- a CDS encoding carbohydrate kinase family protein, whose product MRIAVTGSIATDHLMTFPGRFADQLVADQLHTVSLSFLVDNLDVRRGGVGPNICFGMGQLGGSPILVGAAGYDFDEYRAWLDRHGVDTGSVRISEVLHTARFVCTTDKDHNQIGSFYTGAMSEARLIELKAVADRVGGLDLVLIGADDPEAMLRHTEECRTRGIPFAADFSQQIARMDGEEIRTLLEGATYLFSNEYEKGLIESKTGWTDAEILARVGHRVTTLGSRGVRIERVGEDPIEVGCPEETAKVDPTGVGDAFRAGFLTGLSWGVGRERAAQVGCMLATLVIETLGTQEYTLRRANFMDRFTKAYGEEAAAEVQSHLK is encoded by the coding sequence GTGCGCATCGCAGTCACCGGCTCCATCGCCACCGACCACCTCATGACCTTCCCCGGCCGGTTCGCCGACCAGCTGGTGGCCGACCAGCTCCACACGGTGTCCCTCTCCTTCCTCGTCGACAACCTCGACGTCCGGCGCGGCGGCGTCGGCCCCAACATCTGCTTCGGCATGGGACAGCTCGGCGGCAGCCCGATCCTCGTCGGCGCGGCCGGGTACGACTTCGACGAGTACCGCGCCTGGCTCGACCGCCACGGCGTCGACACCGGCTCCGTGCGCATCTCCGAGGTCCTGCACACGGCCCGCTTCGTCTGCACGACCGACAAGGACCACAACCAGATCGGCTCCTTCTACACCGGCGCGATGAGCGAGGCCCGGCTGATCGAGCTCAAGGCCGTCGCCGACCGGGTGGGCGGGCTCGACCTCGTCCTCATCGGCGCCGACGACCCCGAGGCGATGCTCCGCCACACGGAGGAGTGCAGGACCCGCGGGATCCCCTTCGCCGCCGACTTCTCCCAGCAGATCGCGCGGATGGACGGCGAGGAGATCCGCACCCTCCTGGAGGGCGCCACCTACCTCTTCTCCAACGAGTACGAGAAGGGCCTCATCGAGTCCAAGACCGGCTGGACCGACGCCGAGATCCTCGCCCGCGTCGGGCACCGCGTCACCACGCTCGGCTCGCGCGGGGTGCGCATCGAGCGCGTCGGCGAGGACCCGATCGAGGTCGGCTGCCCGGAGGAGACGGCGAAGGTCGACCCGACGGGCGTCGGCGACGCGTTCCGCGCGGGGTTCCTGACGGGCCTGTCGTGGGGCGTGGGCCGGGAGCGCGCCGCGCAGGTCGGCTGCATGCTGGCCACGCTGGTCATCGAGACGCTGGGAACGCAGGAGTACACGCTGCGGCGCGCGAACTTCATGGACCGCTTCACGAAGGCCTACGGCGAAGAGGCCGCGGCCGAGGTCCAGTCCCACCTGAAGTAG
- a CDS encoding HesB/IscA family protein — protein MSVSDEKTTVSDGILLSDAAAAKVKALLDQEGREDLALRVAVQPGGCSGLRYQLFFDERSLDGDVVKDFDGVKVVTDRMSAPYLGGASIDFVDTIEKQGFTIDNPNATGSCACGDSFS, from the coding sequence ATGTCCGTATCGGACGAGAAGACCACTGTCAGCGACGGCATCCTCCTGTCCGACGCCGCCGCGGCCAAGGTCAAGGCCCTCCTCGACCAGGAAGGCCGCGAGGACCTGGCCCTGCGCGTCGCCGTTCAGCCCGGCGGCTGCTCCGGCCTGCGTTACCAGCTGTTCTTCGACGAGCGTTCGCTCGACGGCGACGTCGTGAAGGACTTCGACGGCGTCAAGGTCGTCACCGACCGCATGAGCGCCCCGTACCTGGGCGGCGCCTCGATCGACTTCGTCGACACGATCGAGAAGCAGGGCTTCACCATCGACAACCCGAACGCCACGGGCTCCTGCGCCTGCGGCGACTCGTTCAGCTAA
- the nadA gene encoding quinolinate synthase NadA, with protein sequence MRDVTTAPTRHDLDVQPTPLALLLLGREADPKSERGVECPGDLPSPSDPDLVERARAAKEKLGDKVFVLGHHYQRDEVIQFADVTGDSFKLARDAAAKPEAEYIVFCGVHFMAESADILTGDDQKVVLPDLAAGCSMADMATAEQVAECWDVLTEAGIAEQVVPVSYMNSSADIKAFTGKHGGTICTSSNAERALNWAFEQGEKVLFLPDQHLGRNTAVRDMGMSLDDCVLYNPHKPNGGLTVEELRAAKMILWRGHCSVHGRFSLDSVNDVRERIPGVNVLVHPECRHEVVAAADYVGSTEYIINTLEAAPAGSKWAIGTELNLVRRLANRFADQDKEIVFLDKTVCFCSTMNRIDLPHLVWTLESLAEGNLVNQIQVDKETESFAKLALERMLALP encoded by the coding sequence GTGCGTGACGTGACCACGGCCCCAACCCGTCATGATCTCGACGTGCAGCCCACGCCGCTCGCCCTCCTCCTGCTCGGCCGCGAGGCCGACCCCAAGAGCGAGCGCGGCGTGGAGTGCCCCGGCGATCTGCCGTCGCCGTCCGACCCGGACCTCGTGGAGCGTGCCCGCGCGGCCAAGGAGAAGCTCGGGGACAAGGTCTTCGTGCTCGGCCACCACTACCAGCGTGACGAGGTCATCCAGTTCGCCGACGTCACCGGTGACTCCTTCAAGCTCGCGCGCGACGCGGCGGCCAAGCCGGAGGCCGAGTACATCGTCTTCTGCGGCGTGCACTTCATGGCGGAGTCGGCGGACATCCTGACCGGCGACGACCAGAAGGTCGTCCTGCCGGACCTCGCGGCCGGCTGCTCGATGGCCGACATGGCCACCGCCGAGCAGGTCGCCGAGTGCTGGGACGTGCTGACCGAGGCCGGGATCGCCGAGCAGGTCGTGCCCGTCTCGTACATGAACTCCTCGGCCGACATCAAGGCCTTCACCGGCAAGCACGGCGGCACGATCTGCACCTCGTCCAACGCCGAGCGGGCCCTGAACTGGGCGTTCGAGCAGGGCGAGAAGGTGCTGTTCCTGCCGGACCAGCACCTGGGCCGCAACACCGCCGTCCGCGACATGGGCATGTCCCTGGACGACTGCGTCCTGTACAACCCGCACAAGCCGAACGGCGGCCTGACCGTCGAGGAGCTGCGCGCCGCCAAGATGATCCTGTGGCGGGGGCACTGCTCGGTGCACGGCCGCTTCTCGCTGGACTCGGTCAACGACGTCCGCGAGCGCATCCCGGGCGTGAACGTGCTCGTCCACCCCGAGTGCCGGCACGAGGTCGTCGCCGCGGCCGACTACGTGGGCTCGACCGAGTACATCATCAACACCCTGGAGGCGGCCCCGGCCGGTTCCAAGTGGGCCATCGGCACCGAGCTGAACCTGGTCCGGCGCCTGGCGAACCGATTCGCCGACCAGGACAAGGAGATCGTCTTCCTCGACAAGACGGTCTGCTTCTGCTCGACGATGAACCGCATCGACCTGCCGCACCTGGTGTGGACCCTGGAGTCCCTGGCCGAGGGCAACCTCGTCAACCAGATCCAGGTCGACAAGGAGACCGAGAGCTTCGCGAAGCTCGCGCTGGAGCGCATGCTCGCCCTGCCGTAA